One genomic region from Vespa crabro chromosome 16, iyVesCrab1.2, whole genome shotgun sequence encodes:
- the LOC124429871 gene encoding cartilage oligomeric matrix protein isoform X1, with product MNLSRINIFLSTFICISTIIFVYSNATLTEDKELTTSLRESLHDEDFIIVVNDIRTRKKPNTEAEPLLAVKYGESNRKTVLMLDRRTNRVILENLHSNGRRTTKHIVVDNLTSSLKNLIIYVHQKQSESRIDVYIDCMYQGSIDLKKSFRELADEEEFLYIEVFRENKCKIKIHRELTINEILKGEQCSRSFDKFERTYNFLDNNFPFEFDSTQSSKTNDRSKRGPYDFNHSNLSFESSSIARKRTVRRGDIGIQSLDEKICLTDGQLTKTLNELIQATKKIWSELEMNRRETHELRILMENCVACRQGMVAVMVPPVSTTPRPVSCNYESPCYPGAHCQDSARGPICGTCPRGMTGDGRNCLKIITCLDNPCFPGVRCEDHHHGYRCGKCPTGYHGNGERCERRRNVCDSRPCYTEVECITTNYPPFFRCGSCPAGFTGNGTSCQDINECEIARPCFPGVRCINLRPGFRCESCPPGYTGSTFEGVGIEMIRNRKQICRDLNECEINNGGCDLHSECINTEGSYRCGPCRNGFVGNETTGCRPSQELCPDMSTICDQNAYCVCISLNDYMCRCRVGWAGNGHNCGLDADSDGVPDKNLNCHEHSCRMDNCPTVPNSGQEDADGDGIGDACDEDADNDGILNSSDNCPSVHNPGQEDNDRDGSDGVGDLCDNCPMVNNPRQWDTDGDGFGDACDDDIDNDEILNHLDNCPKIQNRDQIDTDNDGVGDACDNCPYMPNPDQKDHDGDNVGDLCDNDNDRDLDGVQDDRDNCPNVANPGQGDIDRDRIGDACDDDIDGDGVPNRRDNCPFVYNPYQEDVNKDGIGDLCWNDYDNDTVINYLDNCPNNSQIWTTDFRKYVTINLDPTGDSQEDPSWIIRHNGAEIQQMLNSDPGFAIGPDVFAGVDFEGTFYIDDDNDDDFVGFVFSCQSNRRFYVVTWKKADQPYWETTPFRAIGDSGILLRLVDSETGPGVILRNSLWHNQDVPNQMKILWREPSKYGWIQRVPYRWHLLHRPHVGLIRFWLHQGNKLITDSGNIYDSTLQGGRLGVYCFSQERITWSDLLYTCKDSVPQEVWNDLPVDLKKQVTVENARLKNHPDSHRRMKYVNIF from the exons atgAATTTGTCAaggattaatatattcttatcaaCGTTTATCTGCATTTCAACGATCATCTTCGTTTATTCGAACGCTACTTTGACAGAAGATAAAG AACTAACGACGAGTTTACGAGAATCTTTACACGACGAAGATTTCATAATAGTTGTCAATGACattagaacgagaaagaaaccTAATACAGAAGCAGAACCCTTGTTAGCTGTGAAGTATGGTGAATCTAATAGAAAAACAGTTCTAATGCTCGATAGACGTACTAATCGAG tcattttaGAAAATCTTCATTCTAATGGACGACGTACAACTAAACACATAGTTGTCGATAATTTAACTTcatcgttaaaaaatttgatcatTTATGTGCACCAAAAGCAATCAGAATCTCGAATCGATGTTTATATCGATTGTATGTATCAAGGATCTATAGATCTGAAGAAAAGCTTTCGAGAACTTGCAGAtgaagaagaatttttatacatagaaGTG TTTCGAGAAAACAAATGTAAGATCAAAATTCATCGAGAATTGACCATCAACGAGATCTTGAAAGGTGAACAATGTTCGAGGTCATTTGACAAATTCGAACGTACCTATAATTTTCTCGACAATAATTTCCCTTTCGAATTCGATTCGACTCAGTCGAGTAAAACTAACGATCGATCTAAAAGAGGCCCTTATGATTTTAATCATTCTAATCTATCCTTCGAATCGTCTTCGATTGCGCGTAAAAGGACCGTGAGAAGAGGTGACATTGGAATTCAAAGTTTAGATGAGAAAA TTTGTCTTACGGATGGTCAATTGACAAAAACTTTGAACGAACTTATTCAAGCTACAAAGAAAATTTGGAGCGAACTCGAAATGAAC AGAAGGGAAACACACGAGTTAAGAATACTAATGGAAAATTGCGTCGCTTGTCGTCAAGGTATGGTCG CGGTGATGGTTCCTCCAGTATCAACAACACCACGACCAGTATCCTGTAACTACGAATCGCCATGTTATCCTGGAGCTCATTGTCAGGATTCAGCGAGAGGACCAATTTGTGGTACTTGTCCAAGAGGTATGACCGGTGATGGTCGTAATTgtttgaagataataacatgtTTAGACAATCCGTGTTTCCCTGGCGTACGTTGCGAGGACCATCATCATGGTTACAG ATGTGGCAAATGTCCAACGGGATATCATGGTAATGGTGAACGATGTGAACGTAGAAGAAACGTTTGTGATTCTCGACCATGTTATACAGAAGTTGAATGTATTACTACTAATTATCCACCATTTTTTAG atgTGGAAGTTGTCCAGCTGGTTTCACAGGAAACGGTACATCTTGCCAAGACATAAACGAATGTGAGATAGCACGTCCTTGCTTTCCCGGAGTACGATGTATCAATCTTCGACCTGGATTCAGATGTGAATCCTGTCCTCCAGGATACACAGGTTCGACATTTGAAGGCGTTGGCATTGAAATGATTAGGAACCGAAAGCAAATCTGTCGTGATTTAAACGAATGTGAGATCAATAATGGTGGCTGTGATTTGCATTCCGAATGTATCAATACGGAA GGTTCCTATAGATGTGGACCATGTAGGAATGGTTTTGTTGGTAACGAGACAACAGGATGTCGACCTAGTCAAGAACTTTGTCCGGATATGTCAACCATTTGTGATCAGAATGCCTATTGCGTTTGCATAAGCCTGAACGATTACATGTGTCGG TGCAGAGTTGGTTGGGCTGGAAATGGACACAATTGTGGCCTGGACGCGGACAGCGACGGTGTCCCAGATAAAAATCTAAACTGTCACGAACATTCCTGTAGAATGGACAATTGTCCGACAGTACCAAACAGTGGTCAAGAAGATGCCGATGGCGATGGTATAGGTGATGCTTGCGACGAGGATGCTGACAACGATGGTATATTAAATTCTTCAGACAATTGTCCTTCGGTACATAATCCCGGCCAGGAAGATAATGATCGTGACGGATCCGACGGAGTTGGTGATCTATGCGATAATTGCCCTATGGTTAACAATCCACGTCAATGGGACACCGATGGTGATGGTTTTGGTGATGCCTGTGACGATGATATCGACAACGATg aAATTTTAAATCATCTAGACAATTGTCCAAAAATACAAAACAGAGATCAAATCGATACCGACAATGACGGAGTAGGCGATGCCTGTGACAATTGTCCCTATATGCCGAATCCTGATCAAAAGGATCACGATGGCGACAACGTCGGTGATTTGTGTGATAACGACAACGATCGTGACTTGGATGGTGTACAAGACGATCGTGACAATTGTCCAAATGTTGCTAATCCTGGCCAAGGCGATATCGATCGAGATAGAATCGGTGATGCTTGTGACGACGATATCGATGGGGATGGCGTTCCGAATCGTCGAGATAATTGTCCATTCGTTTATAATCCTTATCAGGaagacgttaataaagatGGCATCGGTGATCTTTGCTGGAACGATTATGACAATGATACCGTCATCAATTATCTCGACAATTGTCCGAACAATAGTCAGATATGGACTACTGATTTTCGCAAGTACGTCACGATTAATCTAGATCCAACGGGTGATTCACAAGAGGATCCATCTTGGATAATACGACATAATGGTGCGGAGATACAACAGATGCTTAACAGCGATCCCGGATTTGCCATAG GGCCTGACGTTTTTGCTGGAGTAGACTTCGAAGGAACATTTTAtatcgacgacgacaacgacgacgatttcGTTGGCTTTGTCTTCTCGTGTCAAAGCAATCGTAGATTTTATGTCGTAACATGGAAAAAAGCTGATCAACCTTATTGGGAAACTACACCTTTCCGTGCTATCGGTGACTCTGGTATCTTACTTAGGCTCGTTGACTCTGAGACTGGACCTGGAGTAATACTTAGAAATAGCCTTTGGCATAATCAAGATGTACctaatcaaatgaaaatattatggaGAGAACCAAGCAAATATGGTTGGATACAAAGAGTTCCATACAGGTGGCACCTGTTACACAGACCTCACGTCGGTTTGATCAGATTCTGGCTTCATCAGGGTAACAAACTGATCACTGATTCaggaaatatttatgattccACTTTGCAAGGTGGTAGACTCGGCGTTTATTGCTTCTCACAGGAAAGAATCACTTGGTCTGACTTGCTCTATACCTGCAAAG aTTCTGTCCCTCAAGAAGTATGGAACGATTTACCAGTCGACTTGAAGAAACAAGTTACTGTAGAGAACGCGAGATTAAAAAACCATCCTGATTCTCATCGTCGAATGAAATATGTCAATATCTTTTaa